Proteins encoded in a region of the Triticum dicoccoides isolate Atlit2015 ecotype Zavitan chromosome 3A, WEW_v2.0, whole genome shotgun sequence genome:
- the LOC119272822 gene encoding probable glutathione S-transferase GSTU6 gives MAGQGDDVKVLGTAASMFAIRVRMALHVKGVSYEYLEQDLFRKGELLLASNPVRKAVPVLIHAGRPVCESLAIVEYVDEVWAGAASLLPADPYDRAVARFWAAYIDDKAVPTWIGIMRAATEEDRAEGLAAALAAVAPLEDAFAQCSGGKAFFAGDSIGYLDLALGCNLFWIEALRHMFGVTVIDAGRTPRLAAWAERFVQTEAAKKAAPPMESMLEEAEKLRAMWAAAAAPAAK, from the coding sequence ATGGCCGGCCAAGGAGATGATGTCAAGGTACtgggcacggcggcgagcatgttCGCGATCCGCGTGCGCATGGCGCTGCACGTCAAGGGCGTGAGCTACGAGTACCTGGAGCAGGACCTGTTCCGCAAGGGCGAGCTCCTCCTCGCCTCCAACCCGGTGCGCAAGGCCGTCCCCGTGCTCATCCACGCCGGCAGGCCCGTCTGCGAGTCGCTCGCCATCGTCGAGTACGTCGACGAGGTCTGGGCCGGCGCCGCCTCGCTCCTCCCCGCGGACCCCTACGACCGCGCCGTCGCCCGCTTCTGGGCGGCCTACATCGATGACAAGGCTGTCCCCACGTGGATAGGCATCATGAGGGCGGCCACGGAGGAGGACAGGGCGGAGGGGCTGGCCGCTGCGCTCgcggcggtcgcgcccttggaggacGCCTTCGCCCAGTGCTCTGGCGGGAAGGCCTTCTTCGCCGGCGACTCCATCGGGTACCTCGACCTTGCGCTCGGGTGCAACCTCTTCTGGATCGAGGCGCTGCGCCACATGTTCGGCGTCACGGTCATCGACGCTGGCAGGACTCCACGCCTGGCCGCCTGGGCTGAGAGGTTCGTGCAGACGGAGGCTGCAAAGAAGGCGGCgccgcccatggaaagcatgttggaggaggccgagaagctGCGGGCCATGTGGGCTGCTGCTGCTGCCCCGGCTGCCAAGTAA